From the Gossypium hirsutum isolate 1008001.06 chromosome A02, Gossypium_hirsutum_v2.1, whole genome shotgun sequence genome, the window gcctatagggtcacaccctataatTGAAATGAacagaatccaaatacatttggtattgtatttagttgacacattaattaaattaattgttaaattaaattaatttaattgtttaatattaaacacattatatgtacaaacttgttgtacacaaataaagagcatatatataattaatatatgaatttgattcatacaaaatattaattgtatttattttaccgaatttatcaatataaacaattatattaattaatttcagtcaaaatataaaagacatggaaattaatattcttttggaaagaatataattaatatatgaatttgattcatacaaaatattaattgtatatattttaccgaatttattaatataaataattatattaattaatttcggtcaaaaatataaaagacatggaaattaatattcttttggaaaaaatataattcattttctaactttccatttgcattctctattaataagggaataatcttgattttcatttttaatatttgatatcAAAGAGGATAAAAGGATGATAATCCCTTAGTGTGTTAAGGTTtccaacttaataatttaaaatgtcTAGCAATCGTTTTTAATTCTCTCTGAAAAGTTCAAGAAAAAGTGGTTTTTTTTACGGGGTGGACTATGTAGAGGCCAAGACGTTTTCGTTGTGGCTTGGAATCGACATCGAATCAACAGCATCCTTTCAACGTTTTTagtaaagaaaatatattttcaatCTTATTTCAACCTGATTAGTTCCTTGTACATGGATCCTTGGCTGTGGATCGCTGGAATAATTTTTCCACTACACCACAGGGCGTACCGGTGGCCCTAATAATGGTATCAAAGCCACTTATACTATAAAATTTTGAGATTAAATTTATTGGTTGATGCGATTGTATGATATACATgttgtatactatgtttgatatGCATGGTGTTTGGAAATGCATGGTTATAGCCCGATAacccatttaatttattatttacaaaggttgtaattttgtaaataaaacaTGTGTGTCGTGCATTTCTATATTTCTCTTGtacttctcttctcatcttactccctcgtatgtaaaacgtGTTTCTATAACTGTAAATTATACGAATTGAATCGAACTAGAGGAAAAAAAGGTTGGGCTACCTAAAGTGAAAAAGAAGCTTAAGAAATGGCATAAACCCTTAGGATTCCTTACGGTTTTCCCATTGGCTTGGGAGGAACCACCTTAGTTTTATAGGCTATACCCattacatttatttattgctttatatTTTTCTTGTATATGTAAATTTGATGATATATTAGCATGCATGTTATAGGACATTGATAAGATCAATTAAAGGACTAAATAGACAAATGTTGACAATTAATAgtgagattaatttaattttaaaaacccgtaataaaatattaagttaagattGCCTTCTAATATTTACTCTCATTAAAGCCTCGATCGATACAATGTGGGTTCTTCTAAATCGAAGTACATGTATCTATCTTGCTCAAAcacgaagaataaacaagtgatattcacCGGTTATTATATTGGTTAATAGCTTAACTAGGTTACTATAACAGGATTAGATACCTAGAGACAAGAGacttggataaatcataagatgattggAACAAAATAAAAGAGTTACAACTGATGTAATTGGCAAGtattgcttacctaaataaccataataTCAAGAGAAAACCAAAGTTGACTTAAGAAGAGGTGAAATATAGATCTTTACTGACTAGAAAACTTTAGAGAAAgtctttttgaaattaaaatatgagggttattaattttgaataaaatagtgggaGCAGCATTTAATGAAGTTCTTTTAATGATTATAATAAACTTGGTAAATATACTCATtagcatattttattattgtacGTTAATTATGGAAAACAACACAATTTCTTTATCATTGCAATCGGTATTTAACAAGGACAAGTTGAATGGCAAGAACTTCCTTGACTGGTTCTGTAACTTGAGGATTGCCctcaaagaaaaatagaatttcTATGTCATTGAAGAACCCGTTCCTTTTGAACCAGCAGCTAATGCCTCTAAAGCTGATAAGGATGCTTATAAGAAGAATCTTAATGACATGTTAGACATAGGATGTCTAATGCTTTCCACCATGACTCTTGATCTTCAAAAGCAACATGAGGATATGGTTGCCTATGATATGATCCAACACCTCAAGGAATTATATGAAAGGCAAGAACGTCAAGAAAGGTACGAAACCTCTAGACCTCTGTTTCAATGCAAAATGGTGGAGGGAACTTCTGTAGGAACTCACGTTCTCAAGATAATAGGCTCTATTGAAAGCCTTGAGAAACTAGGATACCCTTTAGGTATGAAGTTAGCCACCGATGTCATCTTGCAATTGTTTTCAGATAGTTTTAGCCAATTTGTCCTTAATTTCAACATCAATGAGATTAATAAGATTTTTCCACAGTTCCTCAACATGTTACGAACTACTGAAAGTAACATAAAAAAGgctaggcctaagcccattttgatggtttgcaagGACAAGGGTAAAGGAAAGGCTAAAGCTGAGACAAAGCCTAAGGACAATGGCAAGGCCTAACCCAACAAAGGAAAAGCTACATTGAAACCTAAAGGATGACTTGCTAAGGAAGGAAAATGTTTCCATTTTGGTAAAACTAGACACTAGAAGAGGAACTGCCCCGCCTATCTTAAAGAGGTCAAGAAGGCAAAGGAAAATTGAGTGTTtacttcaggtatttatgttattgatattaatttatcaccatctacttcttgggtattagatacCGGATGTGGCTCTGATATTGTATCTCTATACAAGCACTACAAAGGAGTAGGAATCTGGCTAAAGGAGATGTGGACCTATGAGTTGGGAATGCAAGAAGAGTTGATGCATTAGTTGTAGGAAAACATATTTTATCACTGTCTAGTGGACTTGATTTAATTTTCGACAATTGTTATTTTGTGTCCTGTTTGACtagaaacattatttcaatttcttgtttagacaaaatttgttttgagataattattaagaataattgttcattttatctcaataatgaTTTCTATGGTTTGACACAATTAGTAAATGGCCTCTACATTTTAAATGAAGATGGACCCACTtataacataaatactaaaagatcaaaaataaatgactctaatcaaacttatctttggcattATCTTTTTAGCCATATAAGTGAAAGGCGCATGTAAAAGCTCCATAAAGATAGGATTTTGGAttcttttgtttttgaacaattggaTATATGAGAGTCTTGTTGGCTAAAATGACTAAAACTCCTTTTAATAGTAAAGGTGGGTAAGCTCGTGATTTATTGAGTTTAATACATAGTGATGTATGTGGACCAATGAACATACAAGCCAGAGGAGGTTTTcaatacttcattactttcactaatgacttcagtagatatgggtatatTTATCTTATGCACCATAAATCTAaagcccttgaaaagttcaaggaatttaaaaatgaagtacaaaaacAACTAGGTAAAAGTATTAAGGCACTTCAATTAGATCGAAGAGGGAATACTtaagcttagagtttgatgaatttttgaaggaatgtgggattgtctcacaacttacaccTTTTGGTACTCCACAACGGAATGGAGTTTTTGAAAAGAGAAATCGAACACTGTTAGACATGATTCAATCAATGATGATTCATGTTGATCTTCCTACTTCCTTTTGAGGACATGTACTTGAAATAGCTACTTTCACACTAAACtatgttccatctaaatcggttcaacaaacaccatatgagatgtggactgagAAGTATCCTAGTGTGTATTTCATGAATATTTGGGGTTGTGAAGCTTTTTTTAAACGTCTGACGTCTATTAAGCTC encodes:
- the LOC107952183 gene encoding uncharacterized protein, whose translation is MENNTISLSLQSVFNKDKLNGKNFLDWFSANASKADKDAYKKNLNDMLDIGCLMLSTMTLDLQKQHEDMVAYDMIQHLKELYERQERQERYETSRPLFQCKMVEGTSVGTHVLKIIGSIESLEKLGYPLGMKLATDVILQLFSDSFSQFVLNFNINEINKIFPQFLNMLRTTESNIKKARPKPILMVCKDKGKGKAKAETKPKDNGKA